The Cryptomeria japonica chromosome 9, Sugi_1.0, whole genome shotgun sequence DNA segment CTTCATGCCAGCATATAGAACAGATAGGAACTCATGAAGAAGGACTAAGACTTTTTCTCCTGTAGGTTCTTCAATTGTTCGTGCAAGTAATGGTTGATCAATCTGGCCCAGTCAATCAATGTATTAGAATTCATGATCTCGccaatgtagaagaacatccaaggcTTGAAGTTCATTGTGTTCgagcatcccattactctgctcagcatttttatcatgtccacatattcctgcttgaactcgaagattgtgagagtCTTGGGCATCTTGGAAACGTGCACTCTAGGTTTCAGCAACCATtgcttgttgatcaaatcagcGCACCTGGTGGGGCCTGCTTCACAGACTGCTTGGGCTCCGCTGCTGGTCCTGTATGTCATGGAGTAATGTGAAGGGATTCCGAAGGCTTCACCAATTGCCtctggagtcaatgttgccagtaaCTTGCCGTCTGGCGTTGAGATTGTCTTCCGCTCTAGATTGTAACGTGCTGCACATTCCAAGACTAGATCTGGGCATTGAATGGCGGGAGGAAAGCCAGCCGCTGTAACTAAACTATTCTGCTTCTCACAATCTTGACAGCTGTCGGAGATGGATTGTGTCTTGCAGTTCCGAACATTCTTATCTTGAACGCAGCCCAGTTGAACGTGCCGAAGTTGGTACTACTGATctcttcccatcttgaattcaaccgagaatgGGGAAGAAAACCCTTCGTCTCTGCTTTGATCATTGCTTGCCTGGAGATATTAGATGTCCTGCTAGGTTTCGCCATCCTGGgaatatttcaaaatgatgaaatagagactAAGTATAGAAAACTTTTCACTTCTTCACTCTTTCTTTCCTAAATCTTGCACGTGAAAAATGAAATGTTATTTCTAACTTATATACAATTCCCAAGAGGTATCAAATAAGTAACTGCCTTTATGGCGCGTCATACTTTCCTTAATTATTACGACATGCAAGGCAGTTTCCCATGCATGTGAGTTCGAATTTagaaccttccttaaatgctcccagtcatgcgtcatactttGGAAGATTCCTCCTGCCAACTCGTTGATTCTGttctttccaattttggagggagaTTGCAGGATCTTTCTTGGGATTTGCTCAATTCCACTCTGACTTGTCATCTCGTGCTGTCGAAGGAACTTTCCCGGCCTTTCTccatatccctattttttagggatcttcctaaattttaggagtaaGGTTCATTGGATAAGGAATTTCGTCCTGATTCGGAATTtataaaaatttccatatttggccaagatttgatgtctaaaaatagcataatTGAAAATTTGCCCGAGGGGAATTTCTGTTTTTTAAccttccttgactccttggattccgtgccttaggcaaaatttcaaattttttgctgGGGTGAAATTTTACcacgccaaggattcatgaattttccacttgtgaatgccttgTTGATTTCAGCGCCCCAggcctgacctgggcgcatttttgctctgtccgtggagaggcggaaaattggagttgtgaatgcattcttggttttagcgccccaggcctaacttgggcgcatttttgccctgtccatggagaggcggaaaattggAGTTGTGAATGCTTTCTTGGTTTTAGCACTCCAGgcctgacttgggcgcatttttgccctgtccatggagaggtggaaaattGGAGTTGTGAATGCTTTCTTGGTTTTAGCACTCCAGGCCTGACTTGGGTGCATTTTTGCCCTGTCCATGGAGAGGCGAAAAATTGGAGTTGTGAATGCATTCTTGGTTTTAGCACCCTAGgcctgacttgggcgcatttttgccctgtccatggagaggcggaaaattggAGTTGTGAATGctttcttggttttagcgccccaggcctgacttgggcgcatttttgccctgtccatggagaggcggaaaattggAGTTGTGAATGctttcttggttttagcgccccaggCCTGACTTGGGCACATTTTTGccctgtccatggagaggtggaaaattGGATTTGTGAATGctttcttggttttagcgccccaggcctgacttgggcgcattttcactctGTCCGTGGAGAGGCAGAATTTCCTGCTTGTGAACGACTTccagacttagaatattttgacctTCCATTTCAGGGATGATTCTTCAGATTTAGCCATTTTAGACCCCTGCCTGTTTGctttcaactttccagatttagaagtgattgtgcatgttgaCTCTCCGTCGTCTGCTAGCTTGACCCTAccacaaatagactttcccgaaataggaactttccaaaatgtcagagttagagccCAAGATAGGGCACAGGATGACTTACTAaatatagaaattactaaaaatagtaagtttgatttttggcaaaatggcgacattctgggactcggaaaaatccttaaaaaatagggactttttaaaaatagaaagttactccgtttgggctcaaattttgctGGGAGGTCCCCTGAAGGGTCCTGACTCCAGTCGTATGcttagtttttccaaaaccctaacaggaacccctaaaatctaggacagaaggcaaaaccctagaaaaaggacaaaacaggccctagacctcACAGAATTTGCTTGACAGAGAAGCAGATTAACCTCAACTGACTCCCAAACACCCGAAACGTGGAGAGAAAGAAGAGATTGCCACTAACACATGCAAAACGAAAATCAAACGACCGAAAAGGCCTAAAAGCAaaggggggtccctatctgggatggggtgatgtgtgattaggtcagaACACGCCCCAAATCAGACTGCAAGAAGATATGATTTTTTaggaaaaaaccgtcaaaccctGAAACTGAAGATTACAAAACAATTTTTTTCGGAAAAACTGGTAAAAACCCTAAGACAAGAACACCTATGCCCATGATTTTTGAGGATAAAATTAGGCAAACCTAGAATCCCACATGAACATCGCGAATTACAGATGACCAAACACGATTTTTGAggtgaaaaattgatcaaaacccAAGACACAAAATTCGAGACATGGATCAAAATACAAAACTTCATTTTTGAGGAAAAAGGTTAAAACCCAATAGAATTTTTTAAAAACCCCACCAATAGTTTTTTAAGGGACAAAATTATAAATGCAAAAAATACCAAATCCCATCAAGAAAATTGGAAAAACCCTAGCATCATGCAGACCTGCGAAAATAACCTAAAAATTGTGGCTCTCGTGTGAAAAACATAGAGCCCGAAGACGCAACGTTGTGCACAGATGTGCGGCCAAAAATCGGGCGTGAAAAAGAATGCTGCAAGTTGAAAAATCACTGCGAAAAAAAAATCGAGCGCGCAGAACAAAACCAAAATCTCTGCGTCACGATTTTTAGTAATCACCCAAAAACAAATGACCCTTCGTAAATAGAAGACTATTGTGAGCTGCAAACAAAAAATTGCACTAGAAAAACTTGAAGGGTTTGCCGCCAACAGAAAAAGAGCCAAAATGCAGGAACCCTAGATCGCGGCCAACTAAATAACTTCGaaccaaaatttgcaaatcagaCGGCAACCCTCGAAGAAGGCCCTCCCAAAATCTTGAGCCCTCCCGTCGTGAGGGAGAAGAGCTTagacctgctttgataccatgttaaaatattCGATTTTGTATTAAACAATGGAGACCACCTAAGCAAACTAGACAACTAGATGACCATTAAAACAAAATTACAATTTCTAATAAGAGGGTCCCCTTGTCTCAGTCCTCTAGTAGATTGAAAGAATCCTTGTGGGCTTTTGTTAACCAATATGGAAATTCTAGGAGTTGTTATACAACTCTTCACCTATGCTATGCATTCTTTACAGGAACCAAATTTCTCCATGACCAACAGTAATAATCTTCTATCTACTTGATCATAAGCTTTCcttattgttgatgtgttttttacgcacatgcaaacacaaaataaaatacctaaaagtatcttatcctctcttgaacaaaacttctcaaatgctgaagattggcttaaggatcacttgagatagctccaaggttcatgaatgtagggtcactacgtgtggataagctccgttggttgatgtgattatgctggaattaCAAGGGGACTTATATGTGAAtacctgaatgcttgatttgttggaacttAGATCATCTGATGTTACAATATGGTGATGCTTTTTGGTCCTAAATTaacttgattttaaaaaaaatggcaaaagatgaagggttgagagagtctattctaatcctaagaagatgagtgaatgattagatggaatcctactgagcgaggtctcaccatcaaactgaacaatttgacacaaactCAATGCAATTTTCTAAGGACGTTTCAAAGATATTCGAATCAATACCAttaaacattgatcaccattcaagttaatgcataaacaatgagtgtagaacgattcgaagttgagctcatatcattctagttgaccacacaaggcgcacttacaagcaacaagaggctagtggtatggataaaacggattccacacaaatacattcaacaaattcctccactcaatttaatcaacatgaaagtaaattgagaagcaaagaccatgcgagttgttgaaataacaaatcaaattcaccataacttcaatgaaatcaattgttctttacaacaaggtttggcaacaatctttgccttctcctactctaacttctattctaatctATCTACCATTTTAGCTCTATTCACTATTCTATTCATTAttaactattagctaactattaacctttTCAAATGAAGAGTCTGAgcttttatagagagctcatttacaatgaatggccaagattgaatctccatcaatggccaagattttacaatgaaaccctaattagggttactcTTGTTAGCCAATGAGAGAATTACATTCAAAGAATGTTGACCAATAGATATTGAGGGTAgttacattggagtttgtgccttCTTATATGAACTTGATTCATTGAACTTGAACATGTTGATGTGGACCCCTCAAATTGGTGGAAGGGATGACTGGGCTGCCACCTCAATCTTGCACTTgtaaacttgatttgattcatcatcatgaagggatgttgagagatatctcttgatactcaacattattcagttgctcaatgtgatgatgatgatgatgagaagcaaactttgattaactcttctaaaattatctgcttcttcaatCATGTTCGATGTAGGTCTTGTGATgactttggttgatcctccttcgttTTTTGACATGATGAATGATGCAATTGGTTGAATGTAGCTCCTTATTGTACTGACTTCGATTCTTGGATTCccaaagggaattcaagattgtaaaacatccTTCCATCATGTAGGTTATCCTTCCTTGATGGTCTAGTGCCTTGAGGTAGTTGGATGATTTCTCCTTTGCACTCCTGTGATCTCTCCATGCCAATGTCATagaatgagaaccttgaagatatCCCACTCTATTGCTTGCagcctaagttaccggttcgggttcgggcaccggtacgggttcgaagaacccggtacgccagtacggcaaaattttgaaaaggggtttgggtttgtttgggttcgttagtacaaaaacatgtaaattttatatatatatatatatatatatatattttgatatttgtgaagcctataagcatgaattaaaatttgcatgtcacatagcatcatataaacaacaaaacaaacataaacttgtaatcataacatcatgatcataccataattgataatagcatcatatacatcaagtttaatatcaaaatgacaaaatattcaagtatcattgtttcaactttcaacaatataaacttaaagtttaatcatcaaatggatcatctaattcatcctcctcctcctcctcctcattgacattgacattagatgagccaatgccacttgcacttgcactgtaagttggctcaatttccgagtcatcaagtgtcaatgcaagaagctgagaagcaggagcatccaaatcagtatgctctagctctatatcccacatctttgtttccccttgtgtgtagtcatgttgtttgtgtgaaagaagacgtaggttggaatgcacatatactaaattctccgctctttttgatagcagcctattgcgctttactgagtggatgaaagagtatgtgctccaatttctttctgaagcagatgaactagcaacctatgaagacaaagtaaacaattaaagttatacattaataaaaataaaattactagcaacctatgaagacaaagtaaactataaataaactaaaacttgtaaatttaaaattttaattaattaaacttacttgcgataaaacttttatagcgaggggttgtaggtgttggaagcatgtgccatggaagtaccaccagctatgagcatccttcttggatctatgacgaagtgcatcaacacttggaCCATTCCCATTtacgaattctatgaactcatttgtaacaacatctcgcaaatcatcatcgggatatagtctaagaaatgctgccctGTACCCATcaaatacttctagatctctccatggtggaatccttcctggtttatcaagaaactgatttctatagtacttaggtgtcaaggcataggcaagacggtgcaaaggagtggtcatcttattccacctctctacaataattacttccagttctttgaagaatttctcctcctgaggatcattctctttttcatttatagtgacctttattttttcaagcattgagtcaatgccgtcataaatctcacctatgcaaggcctatccatgtctgtatagcgaatcatgctcatgatgggctcagtgatacttaggagatatgtaacaagatcccaccatttctcattcaatattctatccctaattttttctgccctctcagtgctactttgcttccatatagtccaattggtgctgatcaccatattgcatagtgccactctaactttcacaagtcgtcttaagacgattgtgtttgatgcaaaacgggtctcagcaacctataacacaaattactgccaaatgattaaaaaataaagccaaactttaaagaagaatacacaatatagcttacacaatgatattatgaacattgaaaattcaaaaaaatcagaaaatgtaaaattaaattactatttcacttaccttcaatagctccaaattcgaataagttctaaaaatcccttgagacatgtggtggtttgtgatgaacatctagatatcctcagcctctgcatacacatctctgatccattttattttctgcccaatcctttgtagcataagattgagtgaatgtaccgcacaaggtgtccaaaagatgtgatcatagcgttgctcaaccaacaaacaagcaactttacaattttttgcattgtccgttatgacttggacaacattgcggggtcccacagactcaatggcagagatgagaatttctgcaataaattggccatcttttatttgtccctcacaatccacagctctcaaaaacattgcccctttaggggacaccactatgacattgatcaagggacggtttttagcatctttccacccatctgaaacaattgttacacttgtctcaacccatgaatcccttatgggtttcaatgcatcttcaaccctcttcacctctttctccaataatgttccacgtaccttctcataaccggggcccttataccctcttggtgcctcattaacactttttatcatttgcttccaatatggggagcgaacaacattgaatgacaacccatttgcataaatgcaccttactatatcttggtcagcattgtctctactctcattttggaatgcggtttctaaaggcccctttgttcttttacgtgtcaagggtggttcactttgaggttcatttgtggcaaagaaggggtggtcttctactacgatactgggattagaagggccttgcattctgttgacgtgtattttgtacacaatcaaacacagaataaaatacccaagggtaccttatcctctcttgagtaaagcctctgaatgctgaagatatcgcaaaaaaggatcaatcagggtgacttcaaggttctttgttgtaggatctctacatgtggataagcaccagtggtcgttgtgaatgctgtttcttcaaggggccttatgttttcgatctgcaggaacaggattttcctaaagctaacaggttctcaaaaaagatcaaaagatagggtttgcaatagatgaattctaatctaatcctaagagtgactcaatgtaggctagacttggtaagattctaccaatttcagtattgccaaggaattacaactctactggaattgatgcgttcttctaaggtgattagtgattttcaaatcatcaagaattatagatactaccataaagatacatatcaatagttcaataatgactaAAGGTTCAAGCAATCTAGATATctctagttgaccacgcaaggcgtccttacaatcagtaaggagctagtggtttggaatgtgaatctcaccaaagatcaagcacaacacttagtccttcaaacttaaatactacttcgactgagaatgattcaagaaagtaaacaaccatgaagatagccacaagaattgcaataaaacaccataacttcaatattttattgatctcaaagccaaaatagacaacaattgttcgaaattctttcttcactactcaatcttgctacaaaataactttttctctccaaagctctaactatctatctccttaatatctaatctttaatcttctaatttctaatgacaaaatgaaaatgagtgagggtatatatagcatcctcaattacaatgaacggcccagatcaaaagaagatcaacgattgagattttgacacctaaaccctaattagggtttgctacaaaaagttccctttttagttgaacattattaaatgcatagccaaatatttaattggcacaaaaatcgaggaaacatagaccaatgataattaagatgccacatcattctataacaacCGTTCTTccagaaccttgttccctttccaatgctctttcttagcatatgcaatgaatctggacacaattccttcaatctcagcaataggaatctcaggaagattcttcatgcgctcctccaagtggataacctgatcaaaggcagtgagaagagcagcttcccatccaggttcgagttctttgatcttctcaattaggagcatagtagtgaacattagatcccgttgctcatctgtgatgacattctcatctttgcaaaagatgaccttaactctctcttccaactcttggaCGTCCACATCCGTCTCAACTTTGATCCTCTtgccaagaatggtacataacacttcaaacaccttatcttgaattggatggatgacaccttcaacttgattgcatttggtgctgatgtcctcgaaaagaacctctttcatctcgagtagagttgaccactgaagtaaattatgagctcctccatccattatcttttcttgtgctaggatcttccttggtgtttgcctgattacttgcagaacaggaatgataacatctctagtgtgagcgaaagcggctaccgttatctttaggttgtggacgatctcaaggacctggatagctcggtggattgtcttcatcattcttgttgtaaattcaacaACTACcatgtgggatttgtcaatccaagagctcataagctgaaccaagctcttgactctttctgcctcgccaactgattcaaggggaagtgcttgcacaggagatactgtcggatcctgacgtcccaagggctgattgagatgactaaagtagcctctccaagcacctctctctctctcaagctttctattcttttctatttcttccttaagtttgtctttaagtgctttaaacgaatcagttgcctcatccattgcctgttcagtagtgagtggaccaagctcaaatgtttctacatcatactcttctgcaagaatttcaccttcatacttgtccactactggtgtagctatctgcaacttcctagatcctgtctcatctctgatcaccttggacatcttggtggccttcctcttctccgttacttcttgagaatttcctataaggctctctaagtcaattacatcatcttcatcctcaatcacaatcaccctcgttagtctctccttcaaccaatctggaatggcggatctcgtctctctaacttgtatttctttagacaatggttcatcttctcggagaggagatgtcgcttcatcatcattcttctcttcatgtagctcgttaacttggggagattgacttgatgaatgctgaggtgtctgcCCCTTTTCAagcttatcattctgtaccatggactCCATAGATTCGTCCACCTCAGGCACCTTCTTCTCTTGTCCTTcagcttgacttgccttctttccatgtcgagaagatgtgcctgatgagcgatctcgattggcttcttgctttttcttggaaggttctcttttctcaggtctttctttcctctttgcgcctctaggatgagaattgtcttcacttaCGCTCGCTCcttcttcttctggtctttcctccaaagtaaaagtcatgggtatgttctgttctcttaacttctgatgttgtacatccacccatctgcgagtacatgacaaaactggagccatcaaagctctcaagtccaaaacgtcaggttcattccaatctaccttcactgctttgtcttctctgtcataagatgactggagatgtctaccACTATCCTGTGCTTGATCAGCTaccctataaactttgcatttcctgatgagatctaagggtagcctggaatgcatctttcttttaacctctaaatcacttgagagattcatccaaaagtctacCTAAAATTCGTGTTTGTACTTCTTaccaactgtctcctccatataaccatgaggatcaaaattctccctcgaggcaaagaatgtgaatgaatataaagccaattccttctctgcatcctccaaggcttgagtattaggacatacctcaattgaattccccaatatgatgggcacgggaactccatatccatgcttgtgtctggatgcctttgcataagctgccaactatctagtcacctcaagtagcactatcctatctgttggatacctcggcaacatgtagggagttAAAGGACACCCATGaattctgatatatgtaaacttttgaaactagatgaaccatgcaccatgcttcttcacaagttcttgcacatccagagatagtcgattatgaattccaccttgcaatatcctagtgatgttcatcgtgaaggtgtcattgactaacttgtagtcacctctaggaggatgatgcaaatgaacataagagtcacaaactctcacttctccgggtcctcttccgatcactcctctgtgaggtagccctgcatattcgaaactcctgatcaaggcatatatgacgtatgagctcatgtggaactacttggtaggctttagtcttcttaactgcacatccaggcaatggctaataattctagcccaataaatcgttccttttccttggactatcacttggatgaagtagaacatccacttctcgaaatagaaggcttgaggagcccctgtaactcgattgagcaaagttatcaaatctttgtactcctcctggaagtcgatcctatgtggtgtgttgggaatcttgc contains these protein-coding regions:
- the LOC131858455 gene encoding uncharacterized protein LOC131858455, with the protein product MVEDEMSIIKYPDLIEDDELKVFCPKDVVTNEFIEFVNGNGPSVDALRHRSKKDAHSWWYFHGTCFQHLQPLAIKVLSQVASSSASERNWSTYSFIHSVKRNRLLSKRAENLVYVHSNLRLLSHKQHDYTQGETKMWDIELEHTDLDAPASQLLALTLDDSEIEPTYSASASGIGSSNVNVNEEEEEEDELDDPFDD